Proteins from a single region of Colias croceus chromosome Z, ilColCroc2.1:
- the LOC123705590 gene encoding hyphally regulated cell wall protein 3-like isoform X1 gives MFTIWVLAVALGAVVADVNQGYQYKAPSFGLPTYQLGSGQYNSGLSGSGYQSGSSYSSGSNSYSSGGSGSLGGIGSGYQNGYALGSNSGKYDAGNAATLSTIGASSSGTGYQSGSGYVQGSSNSGKYSSSSSSSGLGSGALNNRYQSGAYLTGNRFGSSGGSKYAFGSNSGQYNSGYNNNGASQSGSGYNVFGSGSNSGSNYDTGSGLNSGYYNGAQSGSNYNVLGNVPGAVSSVGSSDHQLTEYQSTFQSTSDTSALDNVGSHYEAASKYQHQQSTGVKNEYYIQNSNQPTQVFKHFYVWSAPEEPEIVQRKPIVLPPPQKHYKIIFVKAPTQPAPAPQIITVPEQKEEKTIVYVLVKKPEDAKNIALPQFESKAPSKPEVFFVKYNDKAESQALIDNIVSDYNKGGIKASFENFNVGSGQGSPYTIVGSSNQGIDESSSGSLDSLIGSSQSSESSSSNSGAVSSSFGDKFSSVSESPSAVSLQSNSNKGSGLITVNKLSSNNIGSGIGSASSFGSSLYNKESSVISVIPSSSISTVASVVSSSEDEEDQEKINNRFGAESNTNENDSKISSSSSEASSGSDVESSTTSGLESSAGNVLESNKASGLESNSGSSYASDSKSGSSSASSSEDSSSSFVSGSSSGLGSSSGASFGLNSGTGSISSESANQGSNFGSGYYTAQPAVSFGVNSGSGLSNLGSSSGSNKYSSSSSFSSGSGLSGGGSYKSDSSETKSSSYYNTKPLVYSGSSLGSGNSFGTSKYSFGSSGQGTGSSYYTPKPSVSFGTYTGSLGSGLASNRFGSTVSSFGSGSGVSGSNGLSSVSGSSLADLYEPTTVSNLSANQAGSSLVSTSQGVPHETYGTPQFKVL, from the exons ATGTTTACTATCTGG GTGCTCGCGGTCGCTCTTGGAGCTGTGGTTGCTGATGTCAACCAAGGCTACCAATACAAAGCGCCGTCGTTCGGCTTGCCTACATATCAATTAGGAAGCGGTCAATACAACAGCGGGCTGTCCGGCTCTGGCTACCAGTCAGGCTCCAGCTACTCGAGTGGCTCGAACTCCTACAGCTCCGGAGGCAGCGGCTCTTTGGGTGGCATCGGTAGTGGCTACCAGAACGGCTACGCCCTCGGCTCCAACTCTGGAAAATACGATGCAGGCAATGCCGCAACCTTGTCTACCATTGGAGCTAGCTCTTCTGGAACCGGATACCAATCCGGTTCTGGTTATGTTCAAGGCTCGTCCAACAGCGGCAAATACAGCTCAAGCAGCTCCTCATCTGGTTTAGGATCTGGTGCATTAAACAATCGCTACCAGTCAGGAGCTTACCTTACCGGAAATCGTTTCGGATCATCTGGAGGCAGCAAATATGCCTTTGGATCAAACTCCGGCCAGTACAACTCTGGTTATAACAACAATGGTGCATCACAAAGTGGTTCTGGATATAACGTTTTCGGTTCCGGCTCAAACAGTGGATCCAACTACGACACTGGATCAGGATTGAATTCCGGTTATTACAATGGTGCACAAAGTGGTTCAAATTACAACGTTTTAGGAAATGTACCCGGAGCTGTCAGCAGTGTGGGATCTTCAGATCATCAACTAACTGAATATCAATCTACTTTCCAAAGTACATCTGACACGAGTGCTTTAGACAATGTTGGTAGTCACTATGAAGCTGCAAGTAAATACCAACATCAACAATCGACAGGCGTGAAAAACGAATATTACATCCAAAATTCGAACCAACCAACACAAGTGTTTAAGCACTTTTACGTATGGTCAGCACCCGAGGAACCAGAAATTGTCCAACGTAAACCTATTGTGCTGCCACCACCACAAAAACACTACAAGATCATTTTCGTCAAGGCCCCAACACAACCCGCTCCAGCTCCACAAATTATCACAGTGCCAGAACAGAAGGAAGAGAAAACTATTGTATACGTATTGGTTAAGAAACCAGAAGATGCTAAGAACATTGCTCTTCCTCAATTCGAATCAAAGGCACCATCCAAACCTGAAGTATTCTTCGTTAAATACAACGACAAGGCCGAGTCTCAAGCTCTTATTGATAACATTGTTAGTGATTATAACAAGGGTGGTATAAAAGCCTCCTTTGAAAACTTCAACGTAGGTTCCGGTCAAGGATCCCCGTACACCATCGTAGGCTCGTCTAACCAGGGTATTGATGAATCCAGCTCTGGATCACTTGACTCCTTGATCGGATCGTCCCAGTCATCCGAAAGCAGCTCATCAAACTCAGGTGCAGTATCCTCTTCTTTTGgagataaattttcatcagtaagtgAATCGCCATCAGCTGTCAGTCTTCAATCAAACTCAAATAAAGGATCCGGGTTAATAACTGTAAACAAGCTATCCTCTAATAATATTGGGTCTGGTATTGGTTCTGCTTCTAGCTTTGGATCTTCATTGTATAATAAAGAATCTTCCGTAATCAGTGTAATACCTAGCTCAAGCATTTCAACTGTAGCTAGCGTCGTCAGCTCTAGTGAGGACGAAGAAGATCAAGAGAAGATTAACAACAGATTTGGCGCAGAATCAAACACTAATGAAAATGATTCCAAAATTTCAAGCAGTTCCTCTGAAGCTAGTTCAGGAAGTGATGTAGAATCCAGCACAACAAGTGGTTTAGAATCTAGCGCAGGAAATGTTTTAGAATCTAACAAAGCAAGTGGTCTAGAATCTAACTCAGGATCCTCATATGCATCGGACTCCAAGAGTGGTTCTAGCTCCGCGTCAAGCAGCGAAGACTCAAGCTCGTCCTTTGTTTCAGGTTCAAGCTCAGGATTAGGATCAAGTTCAGGTGCTTCCTTTGGGTTAAACAGCGGAACTGGATCAATCAGCAGTGAGAGCGCAAATCAAGGCAGTAACTTCGGCTCTGGTTATTACACTGCTCAACCCGCTGTATCTTTCGGCGTCAACAGCGGTTCTGGATTAAGTAACCTTGGATCATCATCAGGATCCAACAAATACTCATCATCATCAAGCTTTAGCTCTGGAAGTGGATTATCTGGCGGTGGATCATACAAATCTGACTCTTCTGAAACAAAGAGTTCATCCTACTATAACACAAAGCCTCTTGTCTACTCTGGTTCTTCATTAGGTTCAGGCAACAGCTTTGGAACATCTAAATATTCTTTCGGCAGCAGTGGTCAAGGCACTGGTTCTTCCTACTACACGCCAAAGCCAAGCGTAAGCTTCGGTACTTACACTGGTAGCCTTGGATCTGGATTAGCTTCAAACAGATTTGGCTCAACAGTCTCCTCTTTCGGATCTGGAAGCGGTGTTTCTGGTTCAAACGGTTTATCATCTGTCAGCGGATCCTCCTTAGCCGATTTATACGAACCAACTACAGTGAGCAACTTATCTGCCAACCAAGCTGGATCAAGTTTAGTCTCTACTAGTCAAGGTGTTCCCCACGAAACTTACGGAACACCTCAGTTcaaagtattgtaa
- the LOC123705590 gene encoding hyphally regulated cell wall protein 3-like isoform X2, translating into MFTIWVLAVALGAVVADVNQGYQYKAPSFGLPTYQLGSGQYNSGLSGSGYQSGSSYSSGSNSYSSGGSGSLGGIGSGYQNGYALGSNSGKYDAGNAATLSTIGASSSGTGYQSGSGYVQGSSNSGKYSSSSSSSGLGSGALNNRYQSGAYLTGNRFGSSGGSKYAFGSNSGQYNSGYNNNGASQSGSGYNVFGSGSNSGSNYDTGSGLNSGYYNGAQSGSNYNVLGNVPGAVSSVGSSDHQLTEYQSTFQSTSDTSALDNVGSHYEAASKYQHQQSTGVKNEYYIQNSNQPTQVFKHFYVWSAPEEPEIVQRKPIVLPPPQKHYKIIFVKAPTQPAPAPQIITVPEQKEEKTIVYVLVKKPEDAKNIALPQFESKAPSKPEVFFVKYNDKAESQALIDNIVSDYNKGGIKASFENFNVGSGQGSPYTIVGSSNQGIDESSSGSLDSLIGSSQSSESSSSNSGSSSGLGSSSGASFGLNSGTGSISSESANQGSNFGSGYYTAQPAVSFGVNSGSGLSNLGSSSGSNKYSSSSSFSSGSGLSGGGSYKSDSSETKSSSYYNTKPLVYSGSSLGSGNSFGTSKYSFGSSGQGTGSSYYTPKPSVSFGTYTGSLGSGLASNRFGSTVSSFGSGSGVSGSNGLSSVSGSSLADLYEPTTVSNLSANQAGSSLVSTSQGVPHETYGTPQFKVL; encoded by the exons ATGTTTACTATCTGG GTGCTCGCGGTCGCTCTTGGAGCTGTGGTTGCTGATGTCAACCAAGGCTACCAATACAAAGCGCCGTCGTTCGGCTTGCCTACATATCAATTAGGAAGCGGTCAATACAACAGCGGGCTGTCCGGCTCTGGCTACCAGTCAGGCTCCAGCTACTCGAGTGGCTCGAACTCCTACAGCTCCGGAGGCAGCGGCTCTTTGGGTGGCATCGGTAGTGGCTACCAGAACGGCTACGCCCTCGGCTCCAACTCTGGAAAATACGATGCAGGCAATGCCGCAACCTTGTCTACCATTGGAGCTAGCTCTTCTGGAACCGGATACCAATCCGGTTCTGGTTATGTTCAAGGCTCGTCCAACAGCGGCAAATACAGCTCAAGCAGCTCCTCATCTGGTTTAGGATCTGGTGCATTAAACAATCGCTACCAGTCAGGAGCTTACCTTACCGGAAATCGTTTCGGATCATCTGGAGGCAGCAAATATGCCTTTGGATCAAACTCCGGCCAGTACAACTCTGGTTATAACAACAATGGTGCATCACAAAGTGGTTCTGGATATAACGTTTTCGGTTCCGGCTCAAACAGTGGATCCAACTACGACACTGGATCAGGATTGAATTCCGGTTATTACAATGGTGCACAAAGTGGTTCAAATTACAACGTTTTAGGAAATGTACCCGGAGCTGTCAGCAGTGTGGGATCTTCAGATCATCAACTAACTGAATATCAATCTACTTTCCAAAGTACATCTGACACGAGTGCTTTAGACAATGTTGGTAGTCACTATGAAGCTGCAAGTAAATACCAACATCAACAATCGACAGGCGTGAAAAACGAATATTACATCCAAAATTCGAACCAACCAACACAAGTGTTTAAGCACTTTTACGTATGGTCAGCACCCGAGGAACCAGAAATTGTCCAACGTAAACCTATTGTGCTGCCACCACCACAAAAACACTACAAGATCATTTTCGTCAAGGCCCCAACACAACCCGCTCCAGCTCCACAAATTATCACAGTGCCAGAACAGAAGGAAGAGAAAACTATTGTATACGTATTGGTTAAGAAACCAGAAGATGCTAAGAACATTGCTCTTCCTCAATTCGAATCAAAGGCACCATCCAAACCTGAAGTATTCTTCGTTAAATACAACGACAAGGCCGAGTCTCAAGCTCTTATTGATAACATTGTTAGTGATTATAACAAGGGTGGTATAAAAGCCTCCTTTGAAAACTTCAACGTAGGTTCCGGTCAAGGATCCCCGTACACCATCGTAGGCTCGTCTAACCAGGGTATTGATGAATCCAGCTCTGGATCACTTGACTCCTTGATCGGATCGTCCCAGTCATCCGAAAGCAGCTCATCAAACTCAG GTTCAAGCTCAGGATTAGGATCAAGTTCAGGTGCTTCCTTTGGGTTAAACAGCGGAACTGGATCAATCAGCAGTGAGAGCGCAAATCAAGGCAGTAACTTCGGCTCTGGTTATTACACTGCTCAACCCGCTGTATCTTTCGGCGTCAACAGCGGTTCTGGATTAAGTAACCTTGGATCATCATCAGGATCCAACAAATACTCATCATCATCAAGCTTTAGCTCTGGAAGTGGATTATCTGGCGGTGGATCATACAAATCTGACTCTTCTGAAACAAAGAGTTCATCCTACTATAACACAAAGCCTCTTGTCTACTCTGGTTCTTCATTAGGTTCAGGCAACAGCTTTGGAACATCTAAATATTCTTTCGGCAGCAGTGGTCAAGGCACTGGTTCTTCCTACTACACGCCAAAGCCAAGCGTAAGCTTCGGTACTTACACTGGTAGCCTTGGATCTGGATTAGCTTCAAACAGATTTGGCTCAACAGTCTCCTCTTTCGGATCTGGAAGCGGTGTTTCTGGTTCAAACGGTTTATCATCTGTCAGCGGATCCTCCTTAGCCGATTTATACGAACCAACTACAGTGAGCAACTTATCTGCCAACCAAGCTGGATCAAGTTTAGTCTCTACTAGTCAAGGTGTTCCCCACGAAACTTACGGAACACCTCAGTTcaaagtattgtaa